Proteins found in one Subtercola endophyticus genomic segment:
- a CDS encoding carboxylate--amine ligase/circularly permuted type 2 ATP-grasp protein, whose protein sequence is MSAELTLGAEEELHLIDLESGKLSARAPQLLSRLPEAHYSAEIQRTTVETNTAVTSTLSGLRDEIVRLRKGLIDAAGAFGLGVAAVGTAPHSDFADFELTATGRYRRMQEQYRLLVDEQLICGLQIHVGVSDRDLAVQIAQRISRDLPILLALSASSPFLNGHDTGYASIRTTIWQRWPSAGATGELGSAAEYDEMLSDLIASGVIADAKMAYFDVRPSAHEPTLELRVCDACPIVDDAILIAGIFRASVRAAELDIERGVPAEIQRAPLHRAAMWQAARGGLSGQLLDGTSHPKPVPAAWAVRDLVSRLRPQLEELGDYDEVRELSEMTLARGNSADRQRAAFAERGELRDVVELVVQETHGPAQGSAPSVSAMRSYRTRAGDEAVGPSSMPRPAYHDIIDFYRALPLAELTARENARTSFTAENSLTFGVKGDVQSFDVDLFPRLISAYQWNELSAGLSQRARAIEAFLQDIYGEQRIVADGLMPSTIVDSPGWREEATLLKPGVVRAPVQGFDLVRNEFGGWRVLEDNVRAPSGAAYSMAARRLMDAAVPDLPRPSGLLDPHTALPLLRETLLAGGAATAHQPGDAAVAAVFSSGPNSAAWFEHSALAEGANLLLVTADDLDVVWSEGEAPKVVEKATGTVIHSLYLRLDPELVDLVDSAERPLGEQIMKAAAEGGVYLANAPGNGIADDKAMYCNIPDLIAYYLDERPLLESVPTYRTSDPSERRTVLERVGELVTKPVDGEGGRGVLIGPSAPASVVAERRAEIAANPEIWVAQELVALSSLPTFDHTSLEPRHVDLRAFVYVRGTEPGDAITADLALTRVAPAGSMVVNSSQGGGAKDTWILGPDSVHAENMHLRTGPLRITRIGSAPEAELDPEHADPEHPEQEA, encoded by the coding sequence ATGAGTGCAGAGTTAACCCTCGGTGCAGAAGAAGAATTGCATCTCATCGATCTCGAGAGCGGAAAGCTTTCGGCCCGTGCACCACAACTGCTCTCCCGGCTGCCGGAAGCGCACTACTCGGCCGAAATCCAGCGCACGACAGTCGAGACGAATACGGCGGTGACCTCGACGCTGTCGGGCCTCCGCGACGAAATCGTGCGCCTGCGTAAGGGGCTGATCGACGCCGCGGGCGCTTTCGGTCTGGGTGTCGCTGCTGTGGGCACTGCGCCGCATTCGGATTTCGCCGACTTCGAGCTGACCGCGACCGGGCGCTACCGCCGCATGCAGGAGCAATACCGCCTGCTGGTCGACGAGCAGCTCATCTGCGGGCTCCAGATCCACGTCGGCGTCTCGGATCGCGACTTGGCCGTGCAGATCGCCCAGCGAATCTCGCGCGATCTGCCGATTCTGCTGGCGCTGTCGGCGAGTTCGCCGTTTCTGAACGGGCACGACACCGGCTACGCGAGCATCCGCACCACCATCTGGCAGCGCTGGCCGAGTGCCGGTGCAACCGGTGAGCTCGGTTCTGCAGCCGAATACGACGAAATGCTCTCAGACCTCATTGCCAGCGGTGTGATCGCCGACGCGAAGATGGCGTACTTCGACGTGCGGCCCTCCGCACACGAACCGACGCTCGAGCTTCGCGTCTGCGATGCCTGCCCCATCGTCGACGACGCGATTCTGATCGCGGGCATCTTTCGCGCCTCGGTGCGCGCCGCCGAGCTCGACATCGAGCGCGGTGTGCCCGCGGAGATCCAACGTGCGCCGCTGCACCGCGCGGCCATGTGGCAGGCGGCCCGCGGCGGGCTCTCGGGCCAGTTGCTCGACGGAACGTCGCATCCGAAACCCGTGCCTGCCGCCTGGGCGGTGCGCGACCTGGTCTCGCGCCTGCGCCCCCAGCTCGAAGAGCTCGGCGACTACGACGAGGTGCGCGAACTCAGCGAGATGACCCTGGCCCGCGGAAACTCGGCCGACCGCCAGCGCGCGGCCTTCGCAGAGCGCGGCGAACTGCGCGACGTGGTCGAGCTCGTGGTGCAAGAGACGCACGGCCCGGCACAGGGATCAGCGCCCTCGGTCTCGGCGATGCGCTCGTACCGCACGCGCGCGGGTGACGAGGCCGTCGGCCCGAGCTCCATGCCCCGCCCGGCATACCACGACATCATCGACTTCTACCGTGCGCTTCCGCTTGCCGAGCTGACGGCCCGAGAGAATGCCCGCACCAGCTTCACCGCAGAGAACTCCCTCACATTCGGGGTCAAGGGCGACGTGCAGAGCTTCGACGTCGACCTCTTTCCGCGGCTCATCAGCGCCTACCAGTGGAACGAGCTCTCGGCGGGGCTCAGCCAACGCGCCCGCGCCATCGAGGCCTTTCTCCAAGACATCTACGGCGAGCAGCGCATCGTCGCCGACGGGCTGATGCCCTCGACCATCGTGGACTCCCCCGGCTGGCGCGAAGAGGCCACTCTGCTGAAGCCCGGCGTCGTGCGCGCTCCCGTGCAGGGCTTCGACCTCGTGCGCAACGAGTTCGGCGGCTGGCGAGTGCTCGAAGACAACGTTCGGGCTCCCTCCGGTGCCGCATACTCCATGGCGGCGCGGAGGCTGATGGATGCAGCGGTGCCCGACCTCCCCCGGCCCAGCGGGCTGCTCGATCCGCACACCGCACTGCCGCTGTTGCGCGAGACCCTCCTCGCCGGCGGCGCCGCGACGGCGCACCAGCCCGGCGACGCGGCGGTCGCCGCCGTCTTCTCGAGCGGGCCCAATAGTGCCGCCTGGTTCGAGCATTCCGCGCTCGCCGAGGGTGCGAACCTGCTGCTGGTGACGGCCGACGACCTCGACGTGGTGTGGAGCGAGGGCGAGGCACCGAAGGTCGTCGAAAAGGCGACCGGCACGGTGATCCACTCGCTCTACCTGCGGCTCGACCCCGAACTCGTCGACCTTGTCGACAGTGCCGAGCGCCCACTCGGCGAGCAGATCATGAAAGCTGCGGCCGAGGGCGGGGTCTACCTGGCCAACGCTCCCGGTAACGGCATTGCCGACGACAAGGCGATGTACTGCAACATTCCCGACCTCATTGCGTACTACCTCGACGAGCGGCCGCTGCTGGAATCGGTGCCCACGTACCGCACCAGCGATCCCTCCGAGCGGCGCACCGTTCTCGAGCGGGTCGGCGAACTGGTGACCAAGCCCGTCGACGGCGAAGGCGGCCGTGGAGTGCTGATCGGCCCGTCTGCGCCCGCCTCAGTGGTCGCCGAGCGCCGAGCCGAGATCGCCGCGAACCCCGAGATCTGGGTAGCGCAAGAGCTGGTGGCACTCTCGTCGCTTCCGACCTTCGACCACACGTCGCTCGAGCCTCGGCACGTCGACTTGCGCGCGTTCGTCTACGTGCGCGGCACCGAGCCGGGCGACGCGATCACCGCCGACCTCGCGCTGACCCGCGTGGCACCCGCCGGCAGCATGGTGGTGAACTCGTCGCAGGGCGGGGGCGCCAAAGACACCTGGATTCTCGGACCCGACTCCGTGCACGCCGAGAACATGCATCTGCGTACCGGTCCGCTGCGGATCACGCGTATCGGCAGCGCACCCGAGGCGGAACTCGACCCCGAACATGCCGACCCCGAACACCCCGAACAGGAGGCCTGA
- a CDS encoding N-acetylglutaminylglutamine amidotransferase, translating to MCGLAGEFRFDSRSADLGAVARMNECMVHRGPDGDGFWAHGPVALSHRRLSIIDLSAAGSQPMVDAPLGLTVAFNGCIYNYKDLKRELEGKGYSFFSTSDTEVIGKAYAEWGINCVDHFLGMFAFAIVERESGRIVLARDRLGIKPLYLDETRERLRFASSLPALLAGGGTDTSIDREALAYYMTFHSVVPAPLTILKGVRKLPPATVRVVEPDGTSREHVYWRPEFTRDAELEDYSERDWQDACLQSLRTAVERRMVADVPVGVLLSGGIDSSLVVALLAEAGQTDLATFSIGFDSAGGESGDEFEYSTLVAQRFGTDHHRIRIDSSRLLPGIDGAVAAMSEPMVSHDCVAFYLLSEDVSQSVKVVQSGQGADEVLGGYDWYPPLAEVPRGDAVEAYSQVFFDRRWPAMSSLLSPEWMLGHDAPTEFITRQFAAPGAETSVDAALRNDTTIMLVDDPVKRVDNMTMAWGLEARVPFLDHEFVELVGKIPPRLKLADGGKGVLKRASRGIVPDEVIDRTKGYFPVPAIRQLEGPYLQRVREALTDPTARERGLFDEGTVNSLLASPNETRTTLGSNALWQLALLEMWLQKQGIR from the coding sequence GTGTGCGGCCTCGCCGGCGAATTCCGTTTCGACTCCCGCAGCGCCGATCTCGGTGCCGTAGCCCGCATGAACGAGTGTATGGTGCACCGCGGCCCCGACGGTGACGGATTCTGGGCGCACGGGCCCGTCGCTCTGAGCCACCGCCGCCTCTCGATCATCGACCTCAGCGCGGCCGGCTCGCAGCCGATGGTGGATGCTCCGCTCGGCTTGACCGTGGCTTTCAACGGCTGCATCTACAACTACAAAGACCTCAAGCGCGAGCTCGAGGGCAAGGGCTACTCGTTCTTCTCGACCTCTGACACCGAGGTCATCGGAAAGGCATATGCCGAGTGGGGCATAAACTGCGTCGACCACTTTCTCGGCATGTTCGCCTTTGCAATCGTCGAGCGGGAGAGCGGACGCATCGTGCTCGCCCGCGACCGCCTCGGCATCAAGCCGCTCTACCTCGACGAGACCCGCGAGCGCCTGCGGTTCGCGTCGAGCCTGCCCGCCCTGCTCGCCGGCGGCGGCACCGACACGTCGATCGACCGCGAAGCACTCGCGTACTACATGACGTTCCACTCGGTGGTGCCCGCTCCGCTCACGATTTTGAAGGGCGTGCGCAAGCTGCCGCCCGCCACGGTTCGGGTGGTCGAGCCCGACGGCACCAGCCGCGAGCACGTCTACTGGCGCCCCGAGTTCACCCGCGATGCTGAGCTCGAAGACTACTCGGAGCGCGACTGGCAAGACGCATGTCTCCAGAGCCTGCGCACCGCGGTGGAGCGACGGATGGTCGCCGATGTACCCGTGGGCGTGCTGCTCTCGGGCGGTATCGACTCAAGTCTGGTGGTGGCGCTGCTCGCCGAGGCCGGCCAGACCGACCTTGCGACGTTCAGCATCGGCTTCGACTCCGCCGGCGGTGAATCGGGTGACGAATTCGAGTACTCCACGCTGGTAGCCCAGCGCTTCGGCACCGATCACCACCGCATCCGCATCGACAGCTCCCGCCTGCTGCCCGGCATCGACGGAGCCGTCGCCGCGATGAGCGAGCCGATGGTCAGCCACGACTGCGTCGCCTTCTACCTGTTGAGCGAAGACGTCTCGCAATCGGTGAAGGTCGTGCAGTCCGGCCAAGGTGCCGACGAGGTGCTGGGCGGCTACGACTGGTACCCGCCGCTGGCCGAGGTACCCCGTGGAGATGCCGTCGAGGCCTACTCGCAGGTCTTCTTCGACCGCCGCTGGCCGGCCATGAGCTCGCTGCTCTCACCCGAATGGATGCTCGGCCACGACGCCCCGACGGAGTTCATCACGCGCCAGTTCGCCGCACCCGGTGCCGAGACGAGCGTCGATGCCGCGCTGCGCAACGACACCACCATCATGCTCGTCGACGACCCCGTGAAGCGGGTGGACAACATGACCATGGCGTGGGGGCTCGAAGCCCGCGTGCCGTTCCTCGATCACGAATTCGTGGAGCTGGTGGGCAAGATCCCGCCACGCCTGAAGCTCGCCGACGGCGGCAAAGGCGTGCTCAAGCGTGCGAGCCGGGGAATCGTACCCGACGAGGTCATCGATCGCACCAAGGGATACTTTCCGGTGCCGGCCATCCGCCAGCTCGAAGGCCCGTATCTGCAGCGCGTGCGCGAGGCGCTCACCGACCCGACTGCACGCGAGCGCGGCCTGTTCGACGAGGGAACGGTGAACAGCCTGCTCGCCTCGCCGAACGAAACCCGAACGACTCTCGGTTCGAATGCGCTCTGGCAACTTGCTTTACTGGAGATGTGGCTTCAGAAACAAGGAATCCGATAA
- a CDS encoding S9 family peptidase — protein MANDRRADEAVALTDALVDAWGSWGPTMTPDARRMAFISDRSGVPQVWVQEVAAAGTSTSTSNTAGVSTAASSAAGASGTDSLPDPSPITLSADPVITVTWSADSAWLACAVATDGGVRSQVWVVRPDGSDARRIAGGPEQHAELGPWTRSGHRVVVTIPSTEVGEPTATFLVDPATGAFEPLAVGELIHVLDLSIGEELVVIRDGRRGQEFCVVVDRVNDKDHPLLPHGSALTGATGSTDVALLRPAPVGTDALAELGASAPLVAYLATEVGAQRNRLVALPLGPNGWRGVPQVLAERDDAELEALDADDAGRLLLMVWNRAGTSEIELYDTTTGVRIGVPELPGFVASSPVLSRDGGTVILSVEGPERPRELWRLDTATHEWTRVTQVPELPPVALVAPTLERYEGRDGLALTGWLYRVPGATEAGPAMLSLHGGPESQERPTFNPQYQGMLAAGIAVFAPNVRGSSGFGRTFSRLDDVHGRQGAFDDVIASARHLEALGVADPARVAVTGRSYGGYLTLASLAFSPGVFAAGIDICGMSHLLTFYRDTEPWIAAAAVTKYGHPEHDQKLLRQISPLPHAAAITVPLLVVHGELDTNVPVNEAHQIVAALRELSRPVEYLELAGEGHEYRRADSRRLLAATMVRFLCAAL, from the coding sequence GTGGCGAACGACCGTCGCGCCGACGAGGCGGTCGCGCTGACCGACGCTCTCGTCGACGCGTGGGGCAGCTGGGGGCCGACCATGACGCCGGATGCCCGGCGCATGGCGTTCATCAGCGATCGCAGCGGGGTGCCTCAGGTGTGGGTGCAAGAGGTCGCCGCGGCCGGCACGAGCACGTCCACCTCCAACACGGCCGGTGTGAGCACGGCCGCCTCGAGCGCTGCCGGCGCATCCGGTACCGACTCGCTGCCCGACCCCTCCCCCATCACGCTGAGCGCCGACCCCGTCATCACCGTCACCTGGTCGGCCGACAGCGCCTGGCTCGCCTGCGCGGTGGCCACCGACGGCGGTGTTCGCAGCCAGGTCTGGGTGGTCAGGCCCGACGGCAGCGATGCCCGGCGTATCGCCGGCGGCCCTGAGCAGCACGCCGAACTCGGCCCCTGGACCCGCAGCGGCCATCGAGTCGTCGTCACGATTCCCTCGACCGAGGTCGGTGAACCCACGGCTACGTTTCTCGTCGACCCGGCGACGGGCGCGTTCGAACCGCTCGCCGTCGGCGAACTCATCCACGTGCTCGACCTGTCGATCGGCGAAGAGCTGGTGGTCATCCGCGACGGCCGTCGGGGTCAGGAATTCTGTGTCGTCGTCGACCGCGTGAACGACAAAGACCACCCGCTGCTGCCGCACGGGTCTGCGCTCACCGGGGCAACGGGTTCGACGGATGTCGCGTTGTTGCGCCCAGCGCCGGTCGGCACGGATGCCCTGGCCGAACTCGGCGCGTCTGCCCCCCTCGTGGCGTACCTCGCCACCGAGGTGGGCGCGCAACGAAACCGGCTCGTCGCCCTGCCCCTCGGCCCGAACGGCTGGCGCGGTGTGCCCCAGGTGCTCGCCGAACGAGACGACGCCGAGCTCGAGGCGCTCGACGCCGACGATGCCGGGCGCCTGCTGCTCATGGTGTGGAACCGGGCCGGCACCAGCGAGATCGAACTGTACGACACCACGACCGGCGTGCGCATCGGCGTGCCCGAGCTGCCGGGCTTCGTCGCCTCGAGCCCGGTACTCAGCCGCGACGGCGGAACGGTCATCCTGAGTGTGGAGGGCCCCGAGCGGCCGCGCGAACTCTGGCGGCTCGACACCGCGACGCACGAATGGACTCGGGTCACGCAAGTACCCGAGCTGCCACCCGTCGCGCTGGTGGCGCCGACCCTCGAGCGCTACGAGGGTCGTGACGGGCTGGCGCTCACGGGCTGGCTGTACCGTGTACCCGGCGCGACCGAAGCCGGGCCGGCGATGCTCAGTCTGCACGGCGGGCCGGAGTCGCAGGAGCGGCCGACGTTCAATCCGCAGTACCAGGGCATGCTCGCGGCGGGCATCGCGGTGTTCGCGCCCAACGTGCGCGGTTCATCCGGTTTCGGCCGCACCTTCAGCCGGCTCGACGACGTGCACGGCCGACAGGGGGCGTTCGACGACGTGATCGCCAGCGCCCGGCACCTCGAAGCGCTCGGGGTGGCCGATCCGGCGCGTGTCGCTGTCACGGGGCGCTCCTACGGCGGTTACCTCACGCTGGCCTCGCTCGCCTTCTCTCCCGGCGTGTTCGCGGCCGGAATCGACATCTGCGGCATGTCGCACCTCTTGACGTTCTACCGCGACACCGAGCCGTGGATCGCCGCCGCCGCCGTGACGAAGTACGGGCATCCTGAGCACGATCAGAAGCTGCTGCGGCAGATCTCGCCGCTGCCGCACGCCGCCGCGATCACCGTGCCGCTGCTCGTGGTGCACGGTGAGCTCGATACGAACGTGCCCGTGAACGAGGCGCACCAGATCGTGGCGGCGCTGCGCGAGTTGTCACGACCCGTCGAGTATCTCGAATTGGCCGGCGAGGGCCACGAGTACCGCCGCGCCGACTCGCGCCGCCTGCTCGCGGCGACCATGGTGCGCTTTCTCTGCGCTGCCCTCTGA